In Paenibacillus sp. G2S3, a single window of DNA contains:
- a CDS encoding DUF294 nucleotidyltransferase-like domain-containing protein, whose protein sequence is MELPDGYDEESFRTIVLAGSPQELRERRIACQSILMEQLNVIPIEEWMFLVNTMHDLIAQTAVLICEAQMKEAGYGPPPCAYSFIVFGSGGRREATLWSDQDNGLILEGEPDGEKNRYFEFFGMMLSDLLEEVGYEKCAGKVMCSQGMWRKTLSEWKEQLKEWRTQLEWEPIRYLIISSDMRHVAGSTELSALWQEAFYEGFIDNEQLSVAVLRNTVRHKATLNLLGQVLTERFGDYAGGFDIKYGVYIPLVNIVRRLSLLHGIRASSTLDRIEELERLHKYQHLDDIRRAFLLAMRMRVNTPFSVQNGLLISSDYIAESELKNKQLLSELREGLLLVRRLHRVLQRQLRSAERWRT, encoded by the coding sequence ATGGAGTTACCGGATGGGTATGATGAAGAAAGCTTTAGGACCATCGTTTTAGCCGGTTCGCCACAGGAACTTAGGGAGAGGCGAATTGCCTGCCAAAGTATTCTAATGGAACAGTTGAATGTAATTCCAATTGAGGAATGGATGTTCCTTGTGAATACGATGCATGATCTTATTGCACAGACTGCAGTACTCATATGTGAGGCGCAGATGAAAGAGGCGGGCTATGGCCCGCCTCCCTGTGCTTATTCCTTTATTGTGTTCGGCAGTGGTGGAAGGCGAGAAGCCACACTGTGGAGCGATCAGGATAATGGTTTGATCCTTGAGGGTGAACCGGATGGAGAGAAGAATAGATACTTTGAATTTTTTGGAATGATGTTATCCGATCTGCTTGAAGAAGTAGGATATGAGAAATGTGCAGGCAAGGTAATGTGCTCCCAAGGGATGTGGAGGAAGACGTTATCTGAATGGAAGGAGCAGCTGAAGGAATGGAGAACCCAGTTGGAATGGGAGCCAATCCGGTATCTTATCATTTCTTCGGATATGCGCCATGTTGCGGGAAGTACGGAGTTATCAGCATTGTGGCAAGAGGCTTTCTATGAGGGTTTTATTGACAATGAGCAGTTGTCTGTGGCTGTTCTTCGCAATACGGTCCGCCATAAAGCGACTTTAAATCTGCTGGGACAGGTGTTAACAGAGCGCTTTGGGGATTATGCAGGTGGATTTGATATTAAGTATGGGGTCTATATCCCCTTAGTTAACATTGTTAGACGCTTGTCGTTATTGCATGGTATTAGAGCTAGCTCGACGTTAGACCGAATTGAAGAGCTTGAAAGGCTTCACAAGTATCAACATTTGGATGATATTCGGCGAGCTTTCTTGTTGGCGATGCGGATGCGAGTGAACACGCCATTTAGTGTCCAGAATGGCTTGTTAATCAGCAGTGATTATATTGCTGAGAGTGAACTGAAGAATAAGCAGCTGTTGTCTGAGCTGCGTGAAGGTCTGCTGCTTGTTAGACGCCTTCATCGGGTGTTGCAGCGTCAGCTCCGCTCAGCGGAAAGGTGGCGAACATGA
- a CDS encoding LysR family transcriptional regulator — protein sequence MELRQLQYFLKVAQKEHVTRAAEELHVAQSAVSRQIHQLEQELGVDLFMQKGRNLQLTPVGQLFCKRVDSILKELEHSVNEVHEFLDPERGEIRIGFPHSLGTHLIPTIVAEFRQFYPHVKFRFKQGSYPSLIKDVLSGEVDLTFISPFPENDEHVSGDIVMTEELFAILPQNHQLAGESEIRLEQLQNEKFVLFSQGYSLRPIVWQACLQAGFQPQIAFEGGETDTIRGLVAAGMGVSLLPEMAFYQTNPLQPAQVRVVEPAVTRTVGLIYRTDSKLPLVARSFRTFLISYFKARQNNTPVGS from the coding sequence GTGGAGTTAAGACAGCTGCAATATTTTCTAAAGGTGGCCCAAAAAGAACATGTAACAAGAGCGGCGGAGGAACTGCATGTAGCGCAGTCAGCGGTAAGCCGTCAGATTCATCAATTGGAGCAAGAGCTTGGAGTTGACTTGTTCATGCAAAAAGGGCGTAATTTGCAGCTTACGCCGGTTGGTCAGCTCTTTTGCAAACGGGTGGATAGTATTCTTAAAGAATTGGAACATTCGGTAAATGAAGTGCATGAATTCTTGGATCCTGAACGTGGAGAGATTCGTATAGGATTTCCTCACAGTCTTGGAACGCATCTTATCCCGACGATCGTTGCAGAATTCCGCCAATTCTATCCCCATGTTAAGTTTCGTTTTAAACAAGGGTCTTATCCTTCTTTGATAAAGGATGTATTATCTGGTGAGGTGGATTTAACATTTATTTCGCCTTTTCCAGAAAATGATGAGCATGTCTCTGGAGATATTGTGATGACTGAAGAGTTATTTGCAATCCTTCCTCAGAATCATCAGCTGGCAGGAGAATCTGAGATCCGACTGGAACAGCTTCAAAATGAAAAGTTTGTGCTATTCAGTCAAGGCTATTCTCTAAGACCGATCGTTTGGCAAGCGTGCTTGCAGGCGGGATTTCAGCCGCAGATTGCATTCGAAGGTGGGGAGACCGATACCATACGTGGTTTAGTGGCGGCAGGGATGGGTGTAAGCCTTCTTCCGGAGATGGCGTTCTATCAGACAAATCCTCTCCAACCAGCTCAGGTAAGGGTTGTGGAGCCTGCTGTGACGAGGACGGTTGGTTTGATTTACCGAACAGATAGTAAGTTGCCGCTGGTTGCGCGTTCGTTTCGGACTTTTTTGATATCCTATTTTAAAGCTAGACAAAACAATACCCCGGTTGGCTCTTAG
- a CDS encoding zinc metallopeptidase produces MGMYLLVIIAFIFSLWAQFRVKGTFSKWSKVPNLNGLTGYEAARRMLDANGLHDVPIEPVRGTLSDHYDPIHRVVRLSEPVYYESSIAAVSVACHEVGHAIQHKVSYPMLTLRHRMFPVVNFASGIAPFMLMAGFIFGYFNLVGLGIIFFSAAVAFQLVTLPVEFNASNRARQVMVEQGYIRNEEERGVAKVLNAAALTYVAAALVSLLELLRLITVFLGNRD; encoded by the coding sequence ATGGGAATGTATCTATTAGTAATTATCGCTTTTATTTTTTCATTATGGGCCCAGTTCAGAGTTAAAGGGACATTCAGCAAATGGTCCAAGGTGCCCAACTTAAACGGTCTGACAGGATATGAAGCAGCAAGACGTATGCTCGATGCAAACGGCCTTCACGATGTTCCGATTGAGCCTGTAAGAGGTACGCTTTCTGACCATTATGATCCGATTCACAGAGTTGTACGCTTATCAGAACCTGTATATTATGAGAGTTCTATCGCAGCAGTTTCTGTCGCTTGTCACGAAGTGGGTCATGCCATTCAGCATAAAGTAAGTTATCCAATGTTAACACTCCGTCACCGGATGTTCCCAGTAGTTAATTTTGCATCAGGTATAGCACCATTCATGCTTATGGCAGGATTCATATTCGGTTACTTTAATCTTGTAGGCCTTGGTATCATCTTCTTCTCGGCCGCCGTTGCCTTCCAGCTTGTGACACTGCCTGTTGAATTCAATGCCAGCAACCGGGCACGTCAAGTCATGGTAGAGCAAGGCTACATTCGTAACGAAGAGGAACGCGGAGTAGCCAAAGTCCTAAACGCAGCTGCATTAACGTACGTTGCCGCCGCGCTAGTCTCCTTACTCGAACTGCTTCGCTTGATTACCGTCTTTTTAGGTAACCGCGACTAA
- a CDS encoding M67 family metallopeptidase, whose translation MAAAQGNVQPIRLKYSVQQALGKHLLSSYPHEACGVLLGAAAAGGMLIDTYVPMRNVAPDPLHTFTPHPEEWIHVLYNEPTLIGLFHSHPNSEPIPSVADYKGLAALGPEFKVYLIGSPRTEDGHSPFLNGFYVERLPNEQGSSFPELTQAPLHVLLK comes from the coding sequence ATGGCAGCAGCACAGGGAAATGTCCAGCCTATAAGACTGAAATATTCCGTACAGCAAGCACTGGGGAAGCACCTGCTGTCCAGTTATCCTCATGAAGCATGTGGAGTCCTGCTGGGTGCTGCCGCAGCGGGTGGCATGCTCATTGATACTTACGTACCTATGCGCAACGTAGCGCCAGACCCGCTGCACACATTTACTCCTCACCCCGAAGAGTGGATTCATGTTCTTTACAATGAGCCGACACTCATCGGTTTATTTCATTCCCACCCAAATTCAGAACCTATACCTTCGGTCGCCGATTATAAAGGATTAGCAGCACTAGGGCCTGAATTTAAGGTCTACCTTATTGGTTCTCCCAGAACTGAAGATGGCCACTCTCCATTTCTGAATGGATTTTATGTTGAGCGGTTGCCAAATGAACAAGGAAGCTCTTTCCCTGAACTAACTCAAGCCCCGCTTCACGTTCTACTTAAATAA
- a CDS encoding rhomboid family intramembrane serine protease, which yields MIFIRYENWKSYLRYYPVTCLLIVANVIMFVLMTFNGGSTNIQTLVDFGAIVDVSPYKEELWRYVAAVFLHNGFSHLFFNSFALLVFAPPLERLLGWWRYAILYVVGGVLANILTIAISSRSALEVGTVSVGASGAIYAVYGAFLYIAVIQRAMMDEGSRKTLYGLLVIGIIMSFATPNVNWVAHIGGLVSGFFLYGLIIRIFNKSLRQGR from the coding sequence ATGATATTTATTCGGTATGAAAATTGGAAAAGTTATCTCCGGTATTACCCGGTAACATGTCTTCTCATTGTGGCTAACGTGATTATGTTTGTGCTCATGACGTTCAATGGAGGATCCACCAATATACAAACGCTTGTTGATTTTGGTGCTATAGTTGATGTTAGTCCGTATAAAGAGGAACTGTGGCGCTATGTAGCGGCTGTTTTTTTACATAATGGGTTTTCCCATCTATTCTTTAATAGCTTCGCTCTGCTGGTATTTGCACCGCCTCTGGAGCGCCTGCTTGGCTGGTGGCGATATGCGATTCTTTATGTGGTAGGTGGAGTTCTAGCAAATATTCTAACGATTGCAATCAGCAGTCGCTCAGCATTAGAGGTAGGCACGGTCTCGGTAGGTGCTTCTGGAGCAATCTACGCCGTCTACGGCGCATTTTTATACATTGCTGTTATTCAACGGGCGATGATGGATGAAGGATCACGAAAGACGTTATACGGATTGCTTGTAATCGGGATCATTATGTCGTTTGCAACACCAAATGTGAATTGGGTTGCACATATTGGAGGCTTGGTTTCTGGCTTTTTCCTATATGGACTTATTATTCGGATATTTAATAAAAGCCTAAGACAGGGGCGATGA
- a CDS encoding TlpA disulfide reductase family protein: MKAVNKLNITIVILIACVAVFAVWHNREPKATAVFGQQDEPPMKIGPKAGLLAPSFSLQGTDGTTYVVDGPREKAVLVNFWASWCDPCQQEAPELNAMATKYKDVLDIYGINVSSQDYKPNAERFIKKYGLVFPVMFDVKDEVYSKYNGAVFPTNVLIDKNGVISEIILGILSAEELEKKIIKLTES; this comes from the coding sequence ATGAAAGCAGTCAATAAATTGAATATCACGATAGTGATTCTTATTGCATGTGTGGCTGTGTTTGCGGTGTGGCATAATCGTGAGCCGAAGGCTACCGCTGTTTTTGGACAACAAGATGAGCCACCAATGAAAATAGGGCCTAAGGCCGGACTGCTCGCTCCTTCATTTTCACTCCAAGGAACGGATGGGACTACCTATGTAGTTGATGGACCACGAGAGAAGGCGGTCCTCGTTAATTTCTGGGCATCTTGGTGTGATCCCTGCCAGCAGGAGGCTCCAGAGCTTAATGCCATGGCTACTAAGTATAAGGATGTTCTAGATATTTACGGGATTAATGTGAGTAGTCAGGATTATAAACCTAATGCAGAACGTTTTATCAAGAAATACGGTCTTGTATTCCCGGTTATGTTTGATGTGAAAGATGAAGTGTATAGCAAATATAACGGAGCTGTATTTCCTACCAACGTGCTTATAGACAAGAATGGCGTGATCTCAGAAATTATTCTGGGCATTCTTAGTGCTGAAGAGCTGGAGAAGAAAATTATCAAGCTTACCGAATCATAA
- a CDS encoding exonuclease domain-containing protein, with protein MREPNKNGGFWNNLRQGGMPSAIASMRGGETAQQTAQQMAYLRSLMREKRRPEVLRTPLSELETVIFDLETTGFSHQHGDEIMSFGAIKVVGQVIKEDEIFYTLVNCQTAIPEDITRLTGITEEMTQSAPSLIDGLHNFMSFVGQNVLVAHASSHDKAFLNAALWKTSKVQLTHRVLDTMMLARWLEPQRSNYTLDELLYVHEIPIRGRHNALEDAKMTAQLWVAYLREISERGQVDTLGDLYAYLSRT; from the coding sequence ATGAGGGAGCCAAACAAGAATGGAGGATTCTGGAATAACCTAAGGCAAGGTGGAATGCCGTCGGCAATCGCTTCGATGAGAGGTGGAGAAACGGCTCAACAGACTGCGCAGCAAATGGCTTATCTCCGATCACTTATGCGTGAGAAGCGTCGTCCTGAGGTGTTACGTACTCCGCTGTCTGAACTGGAGACGGTTATATTTGATTTAGAGACGACGGGATTTTCTCATCAGCATGGGGATGAAATTATGTCGTTTGGTGCAATTAAGGTTGTGGGACAGGTAATTAAGGAAGATGAAATCTTTTATACCTTGGTGAATTGTCAGACGGCGATTCCAGAGGATATTACAAGGTTAACAGGGATAACGGAAGAAATGACACAATCCGCCCCCTCCTTAATCGATGGTCTTCATAATTTCATGTCCTTTGTCGGGCAGAATGTGTTGGTAGCACATGCAAGCTCACATGATAAAGCTTTTCTAAATGCTGCGCTATGGAAAACTTCTAAAGTTCAGCTAACACACCGGGTGCTGGACACGATGATGCTTGCACGTTGGCTTGAGCCACAGCGAAGTAACTATACGCTCGATGAGCTGTTATATGTCCATGAAATTCCGATTCGTGGACGTCACAATGCGTTAGAAGATGCCAAAATGACTGCCCAGCTGTGGGTGGCTTATCTTCGAGAAATTTCGGAGCGGGGCCAAGTAGATACCTTAGGTGATTTATATGCTTATTTAAGTAGAACGTGA
- the cimA gene encoding citramalate synthase, with protein sequence MSKSISIFDTTLRDGTQGEGISLSADDKLKIAKKLDDLGVHYIEGGIPGSNNKDIEFFKRVKELHLNAKITAFGSTRRKNSLAENDDNLKRMIDAGVPAATLVGKSWDFHVHTALQTTLEENLAMIGDSISYLKRKGLEVIFDAEHFFDGYKNNPEYAAAVLSKAREAGADWLVMCDTNGGTLPFEIHEIVTALAGQLPGANLGIHTHNDCELAVANTLSAIGAGARQVQGTINGYGERCGNANLCSIIPTLQLKMGYHCIPGDSLPQLTNTARYISEVANVNLPVNQPYVGNAAFAHKGGIHVSAIMRDSRTYEHIAPELVGNKQRVLVSELAGQSNVLSKAQDMGLNLDPSSEQARRVIEKIKTMEHQGYQFEGADASLELLLREATGEMNETFTFESFKMLVEKNAEHPVVSEAFVKLKVGNENLYTAAEGNGPVNALDNALRKALQTYFPQLKDMHLSDYKVRVIDEQDQTAAKVRVLIESKNFTDTWSTVGVSSNVIEASWEALVDSMRYALLNQLSLENEKSGSNEPRGLVNH encoded by the coding sequence ATGTCTAAGTCCATCTCCATCTTCGATACTACATTACGCGACGGCACCCAAGGTGAAGGCATCAGTCTGTCGGCTGACGACAAGCTGAAGATTGCCAAGAAGCTCGATGATCTGGGTGTGCACTATATTGAAGGTGGCATCCCGGGAAGCAACAATAAAGACATTGAATTTTTCAAAAGAGTCAAGGAGCTTCATCTGAACGCCAAAATCACAGCGTTTGGCAGCACACGGCGGAAGAATTCCTTGGCCGAAAACGATGACAATTTAAAACGTATGATTGATGCAGGAGTTCCTGCTGCTACACTCGTCGGAAAATCTTGGGATTTTCATGTACACACTGCATTACAGACTACACTTGAGGAGAATCTCGCCATGATTGGCGACTCCATATCCTACTTGAAACGTAAAGGCCTTGAAGTAATTTTTGATGCCGAGCATTTCTTTGATGGATACAAGAACAATCCTGAATATGCAGCGGCCGTTCTGTCCAAAGCCCGGGAAGCCGGAGCAGATTGGCTTGTAATGTGCGATACCAACGGTGGAACGTTACCTTTTGAAATTCATGAGATTGTTACTGCTTTGGCTGGGCAATTACCTGGGGCAAATCTCGGAATTCACACTCACAATGACTGTGAGCTGGCGGTAGCTAATACTCTTAGCGCTATCGGTGCTGGAGCACGGCAGGTTCAAGGTACCATTAATGGTTACGGTGAACGATGCGGCAATGCTAATTTATGTTCTATCATCCCTACCCTTCAGCTCAAAATGGGATACCACTGTATTCCAGGTGATTCTTTACCACAGCTTACCAACACCGCCCGCTACATCAGCGAAGTCGCGAATGTTAATCTGCCGGTAAATCAGCCTTATGTCGGAAATGCAGCTTTCGCACACAAAGGCGGAATCCACGTCTCCGCTATCATGCGTGATTCACGGACCTATGAGCACATCGCTCCTGAGCTTGTTGGGAACAAACAACGTGTGCTAGTCTCTGAGCTGGCTGGACAGAGCAATGTGCTCTCCAAGGCGCAGGACATGGGTTTGAATTTAGACCCAAGCAGCGAGCAAGCTCGGCGGGTGATCGAGAAGATCAAAACGATGGAGCATCAAGGTTATCAATTTGAAGGTGCCGACGCCTCACTGGAGCTGCTGCTTCGTGAAGCTACTGGCGAGATGAATGAAACCTTTACTTTTGAATCCTTTAAGATGTTAGTCGAAAAAAACGCAGAGCATCCAGTAGTATCCGAAGCCTTCGTTAAACTGAAGGTTGGCAATGAGAACCTTTATACCGCTGCTGAAGGTAACGGTCCGGTCAACGCACTCGACAACGCTCTTCGTAAAGCACTGCAGACCTACTTCCCGCAGTTGAAAGATATGCATCTATCCGACTATAAAGTCCGTGTAATAGATGAACAGGATCAGACTGCTGCGAAGGTACGGGTATTGATTGAATCTAAGAATTTCACAGACACCTGGAGTACCGTTGGCGTCTCCAGTAACGTAATCGAAGCCAGCTGGGAGGCGCTTGTTGACAGTATGCGTTACGCACTACTGAATCAGCTCTCGCTGGAGAATGAAAAGTCTGGCAGTAATGAACCTAGAGGCCTGGTAAATCATTAA
- a CDS encoding MerR family transcriptional regulator, with amino-acid sequence MILYRIGELAKAAQISERTIDYYTKLGLISPESRSTKNYRLYSHETLVALERINQLKHDKYSLEEIKSMMSKWSEATPETDVSDKLVELEQHMQRLEREVKALEPIISGLKPGQARRALSNLLPQGVACMEAIRLLLLTQGPPM; translated from the coding sequence ATGATTCTATATCGAATTGGAGAATTAGCTAAGGCTGCTCAGATCAGTGAGCGAACCATTGATTATTACACGAAATTGGGGTTAATCTCCCCAGAGTCAAGAAGCACCAAAAATTACCGACTATATAGTCATGAAACCTTGGTCGCCTTAGAACGTATTAATCAATTAAAGCATGACAAGTATTCATTGGAAGAAATCAAATCCATGATGAGCAAATGGAGCGAGGCTACTCCTGAAACTGACGTATCTGATAAATTAGTCGAGCTTGAGCAGCATATGCAACGACTAGAACGTGAAGTAAAGGCACTTGAACCAATTATAAGCGGTTTGAAGCCGGGACAGGCCAGACGCGCGCTCTCTAACTTGCTCCCACAAGGAGTGGCCTGCATGGAGGCGATTCGGCTTCTATTGCTTACGCAAGGACCGCCAATGTAA
- a CDS encoding ferredoxin yields the protein MAKYTWVEKDTCIACGACGATAPDIFDYDDEGLAEVIYENDRNCGMTAIPDDLFDDLQDSCDGCPTDSIKIADEPFNKEG from the coding sequence ATGGCTAAGTACACTTGGGTCGAAAAAGACACTTGTATCGCTTGCGGTGCATGTGGCGCGACGGCTCCTGATATTTTTGATTACGATGATGAAGGTTTGGCAGAAGTTATTTACGAAAATGACAGAAACTGCGGTATGACAGCGATTCCGGACGATTTGTTTGATGATCTTCAAGATTCCTGTGATGGTTGCCCAACCGACTCCATTAAAATTGCGGACGAACCTTTTAACAAAGAAGGTTAA
- a CDS encoding DNA polymerase IV, translating to MQNVDQYYPTSGRVILHVDMNAFYCSVHEAEDPDQFRGKATAVAGSVELRKGIIVTCSYVARRLGISTGMQVQKALRICPSLIVIKPDFHLYRKYSNAFMQIAYSYTPLLEAVSIDECYLDITGSRQFGTPMEIAETIQRRIMEELGLPCSIGIAPNKLLAKMASDLKKPNGISVLRLRDVPKILWDKPCNEMFGIGGKTAEKLRKLGIYSIGQLAASDEKMLVENFGVMGSWLKRAGNGIDHGIVNPEREQSKSIGHTTTLPRDVIGLAEVRPILLNLSDQVARRLRKQGLVASGVQLTIRTPDMKTITRSRQLEAPSESGEDIYKSVCDLYVRHWNGEKPVRLLGVTLQGLIAKEDSAIQLDLFDYEQQPKKESLTKAMDMLRNKFGENAVLTAGMLSDTHSARLRNHKERGTSLQKDNLLSVESDNE from the coding sequence GTGCAGAATGTTGATCAGTATTATCCAACGAGTGGCAGGGTTATCCTGCATGTGGATATGAATGCTTTTTATTGCTCAGTGCATGAGGCAGAGGACCCCGACCAATTCAGAGGTAAAGCTACAGCGGTTGCAGGTAGTGTTGAATTACGGAAAGGGATTATTGTTACTTGTTCGTATGTCGCCCGCAGATTGGGGATTTCGACGGGTATGCAAGTTCAGAAGGCGCTTCGTATTTGTCCATCGCTTATCGTTATTAAGCCGGACTTCCATTTATACCGTAAATATTCTAATGCGTTTATGCAGATTGCTTACAGCTATACACCGTTATTGGAAGCAGTGTCGATAGATGAATGTTACTTAGATATAACCGGCTCCAGGCAATTCGGTACTCCCATGGAAATTGCGGAAACCATTCAACGCCGTATAATGGAAGAATTGGGCTTGCCATGCTCCATTGGTATTGCTCCAAATAAGCTCCTGGCGAAGATGGCCTCGGATTTAAAAAAACCAAATGGCATTTCGGTGCTGCGGCTGCGGGATGTACCTAAGATTTTATGGGACAAGCCATGTAATGAAATGTTCGGTATCGGTGGAAAAACGGCAGAGAAGCTCCGTAAGCTGGGAATTTACAGCATTGGTCAATTAGCGGCGTCTGATGAGAAAATGCTGGTTGAGAATTTTGGAGTTATGGGCTCATGGCTAAAGCGTGCAGGGAACGGCATCGATCATGGGATAGTAAATCCTGAGCGAGAGCAAAGTAAGTCGATCGGACACACCACTACACTACCGCGGGATGTTATTGGCCTTGCTGAGGTACGCCCCATTTTGCTGAATCTAAGTGATCAGGTAGCGCGGCGCTTGCGAAAGCAAGGGCTTGTGGCTTCAGGTGTGCAGCTTACCATTCGGACGCCGGATATGAAGACGATTACTCGTTCGCGGCAGCTTGAGGCGCCTTCAGAGAGTGGAGAAGATATCTACAAGTCTGTCTGTGACCTGTATGTTCGACATTGGAATGGCGAGAAGCCAGTGAGACTGCTTGGTGTGACCTTGCAAGGATTAATCGCAAAAGAGGATTCTGCAATTCAGCTGGATTTGTTCGATTACGAACAGCAGCCTAAGAAAGAGTCACTGACCAAGGCCATGGATATGCTTCGCAATAAGTTTGGTGAAAATGCAGTTTTGACCGCTGGGATGTTAAGTGACACCCATTCTGCAAGACTCCGAAATCATAAGGAACGGGGTACCTCGCTGCAAAAGGATAACCTGCTGTCTGTAGAGTCAGATAATGAGTGA
- a CDS encoding ammonium transporter yields MKKKWLMMLLAMITLMVYPVSAFAADGPTNADLQVGLDTAFTFLAFILVFFMQAGFAMLEAGSVRMKNAGHVAGKTVLTLAIASVCFWAVGFGLGFGNGNSFFGTTGFLYGGDSTASSFESLAFSDVTLNVKFLFQMAFAAVSLAIVSGGMAERAKISVYIIFGILFSIVIYPVVAHWVWGGGWLAELGMQDYAGSTVVHLTGATAAVVATILLKPRLGKFNKEGKPVIIPGHNQVFTVLGVIILWFGWFGFNPGSALSPMGGFFGHVALTTNIAAAAGGLAALIASWLYFGKSDIPAMLNGVLAALVAITGACAYVEPWAAIIIGLVAGAFTFMTSQWLERAGLDDPIYAFSVHGIAGMWGAVSTGLFAAPDLITKGALVGEAGLFYGGGFHQLGVQVLGVVGTFAFVAVLSFIILYVMKVTTGLRVTEEEELMGLDISEHGTYGYPEQMKLIAESESKTLKQ; encoded by the coding sequence ATGAAAAAGAAATGGTTGATGATGTTACTGGCCATGATTACGCTGATGGTTTATCCGGTAAGTGCTTTTGCGGCGGACGGTCCAACAAATGCAGATTTGCAGGTAGGGTTGGACACCGCGTTTACCTTCCTGGCATTCATCTTAGTTTTCTTTATGCAAGCAGGGTTCGCGATGCTTGAAGCAGGATCAGTTCGAATGAAGAATGCAGGTCACGTAGCCGGTAAGACGGTACTGACTCTGGCCATTGCGAGTGTTTGTTTCTGGGCCGTTGGTTTTGGACTTGGCTTCGGTAACGGTAATAGCTTCTTCGGTACTACAGGCTTCTTGTACGGCGGAGATTCAACAGCATCTTCATTTGAATCACTTGCATTTTCTGATGTTACTTTAAATGTTAAATTCTTATTCCAAATGGCCTTTGCAGCAGTTTCCTTAGCTATCGTATCTGGAGGTATGGCAGAACGTGCAAAGATTAGTGTGTACATTATATTCGGAATTTTATTCTCAATCGTAATTTATCCTGTCGTAGCACACTGGGTATGGGGCGGCGGTTGGTTGGCTGAGCTGGGAATGCAAGATTATGCAGGTTCCACGGTTGTCCATCTAACAGGTGCCACTGCAGCAGTAGTAGCAACCATATTGCTTAAGCCACGTCTTGGTAAGTTTAATAAAGAAGGCAAACCTGTTATTATTCCAGGACATAACCAAGTATTCACTGTACTCGGTGTGATTATCCTCTGGTTTGGTTGGTTCGGATTCAACCCAGGTAGTGCTTTGTCTCCAATGGGAGGTTTCTTCGGACACGTGGCATTAACCACGAATATCGCAGCAGCAGCAGGCGGCTTGGCGGCATTGATTGCTTCTTGGTTGTATTTTGGTAAATCTGATATTCCTGCAATGCTGAATGGTGTTCTAGCTGCACTAGTTGCGATCACTGGAGCATGTGCTTACGTTGAACCATGGGCAGCGATTATTATTGGACTAGTAGCAGGTGCGTTCACATTCATGACTTCCCAATGGCTGGAACGTGCAGGGCTTGACGATCCGATCTATGCTTTCTCGGTACATGGTATTGCAGGGATGTGGGGTGCGGTTTCTACAGGTCTATTCGCTGCACCGGACCTTATTACTAAAGGTGCTTTGGTAGGGGAAGCAGGATTGTTCTACGGTGGAGGTTTCCACCAACTGGGTGTTCAAGTGCTTGGGGTAGTAGGAACTTTTGCTTTCGTAGCCGTGCTTTCGTTCATTATCTTATATGTAATGAAGGTAACAACAGGACTTCGTGTTACGGAGGAAGAAGAATTGATGGGTCTGGATATCAGTGAGCATGGTACTTACGGATACCCTGAACAAATGAAATTAATCGCAGAATCGGAATCCAAAACCCTTAAACAATAA